The genomic region GCAGGCTCGGCCGGTCGTGGAAGCGGTGGAGCCGGCCGTCGGCGGCCAGCCGCGCCATGGCGCGGCGCACCTGGTCGGGTGCTCCAGCGCGCAGGCCGGCCAGGGCGGCGCGCACCCCGTTCATGCCCGCTCCGGCCTGGCGATGCACGGTGGTCAGGGTCGCGACGTCGGGCAGGGTGGCGGCGAGATGGGCGAACCAGCCGCCCGGGCCGATCGCGCCGAGCTGGGCGGGGTCGCCCAGGGCGAGGATGACCGTGCCGGTGTCGGTCGCGTAGCGCAGGAGGCGCGCGGCATTGCGGGTGGTGACGTGGGTGGCCTCGTCGAGGATGAGCATCGTGCCGGGCGGCCAGATGTCTGCCGGCCGGTCGGCGTGGTCGAGGAGGGTGAGCCAGCCGGCGACCACCCGACCGTCGATGCCAAGCCGGCCGGTGAGTTCCTCGGTCTGCCGGCCGCCGTGCGCCGCTCCCAGCACGGTCCGCCCAGCGTCCCGTAGTACGGCGACCAGGAGCCGCATCGCCTCGGTCTTGCCCGAGCCCGCCGGTCCGACGAGCACCCGAACCAGATCGGTGGAGGTCAGCAGCGCCCGGACCGCGTCCACCTGCTCAACAGCCAGCACCGCCGGCTCGACGTGCCCCGCGCCGTACTCGCGGCGCGGGTCGAGGTGCCCCGCCAGGGCGGCTTCCAGCTCGTCCGGTCCGATGAGCCGATGCTCCCGGCCGGCGTAGGCGGTGCGCCCGGCCTCGCAGAGGGCGAGCACGTTGTCCTCGGCGTCGAGGAGATCGAGCGTGGTGTAGATGGGTTCGGGATCGCGGCGCCGACGGGGGGTGTCCTCGTCGACCATGGCCAGCCGGGCATCGGCGAGGATGTGGGCGGTGAGCCGGTCGATGTCGGTGGCGTCGAGCCGGTCCACGCCCCAGGCGGCCACAGCCTGGGCAACATCACGGGCGGTGAAGGTCGCGGACCGCGCGGTGAGTCCGTCCGGTCCGGTGAGCAGCTCGGCGAGTTCGGCCAGATCGTCGGGGCCGATGGCCGTCGGCCGGTAGTCGGTCCGCGCGCCGGCTGCCAGGACGTCCGCCGCCGTCCATCCCGCGGCTTCGAGCCGGGCGTGCTGGGCGGTGCGGATCTCCGCGTCGGCCTGCGCCCGTTTCGGCGCCCGGGTCCCCCTCTGGACCGCCTCGCGTAGAGCCGGGCCGTCGGTTGCGCCGCTGGCGACCAGCTCGGCGAGTTCCGCGTCGATCTGCGCCCGCCGCGAGGAGAACACCGCCAGCAGGTCCGCCGGCAGCCCGGCCAGTTCGGCGACTCCGTTCCGGACCGGTCCCCACTGCAGCCCCCGACGGGCCGACAGTTCGTGGCGCAGCACCGCCGCCGCCACATAGCCGGCGGTCTTCACGTGTGCGTGCAGCAGCTCGCTGTCGACCGTCCGCCACACCATCCGAGGTCGTCCGGCGCCATCTCGCAGCGGCTCGCCGTCCTCGTCGAGGAGCGGGATGGGAACCGCGTTCGCCAGCACGGTGTGGATGTGCAGATGGGGTTCCTCGGCCCGGGAAATGTCGTGCAGGAAAGACACCCCGGCCAGGCCCACCCCAGGCCGGTTATGGCCGTCGACCAGCCCGACTCCGGCCTGCCGCTCCAGATAGCCGATCGCCGCATCCACCGCGACATTCATCGCCTCGGCGAGGTCACGCCGCAGGTCATCGTCACCGAATGCCCAGAGCAGGCTCACTGATTTCGGCGCCGAGGCGGTCACGTCGAATCCAAGCACCACCGTGGGCGGCTCGCGTTCCTCGAGGAAGCGGGCGAGTTCGTCGCGGTGCACCCGCCACCGGCCGGCGGAGTCCTTCGCCGCCGCCAGCCGATCCCGGTCCGACCCAGCGTCGGTCCCGTCGTCGTCGGCCGCCGGACGGCCCGCCGTGTCCGATGCTCCGGCGTCGACGGTCCCAGCGTCATCGCGGCTGGTCCGCGCCGCGAGCCGCCGCAGGTAACGTGCGCTGACACCGGCGATCCGGGCAGCCTCCGCCAGCGACAACCACTCGCCGGATCCCCGGCCGCCGTCAAGGCGCCTGCTGTGAGCGGCGCGGCCGGCCGATCCGGTCGCCGGCACGAGCGGTCTCCCGCTCGTGGCGTGCTGACCAGCGAGCAACCGGGCGAGGCGCTCGCGCGGCACAGCGGCTCCCGGCCGCAGGCCGACCAGCGCAGCCGCCGAACCCCGCGCGACCCCGCCCGTGTAGTAGCGCGCCAGGCCGGAACTCTTGGCCGACTGCGTACCGCCCACCGCGGCGAACCGGGCGGCCTCACCGGGCGTGCCGCCGTGCAGGTAGTCGACGATTCGCCACACCGCGCCCGCCACCGTCGTCCCGGCGGCGGCGCGCAAACCCAGCACCTTCACCGTGACAATCACCGGACGCGGCCTCCAACCCAAACCCGGGATGCACCCGACTCCGTTTATCCGCTCAACCAAGAAGGAAAGCAACGGGCTACTTCCAGGCCACCGGGTATCATTTCCGGCCGGCCCGTCCGTCTCGGTGATTGGAAATTCCGCTGAATGTCGTCGGCTGCTTTTCCGTCCGGCTCACCAAAGACATGAAGCTCACGCACCCTGCGTCGGCTCGACCCCGCCGTCGACAGCCGCCGATCCGTGCGGCCGGGTAGCGGAACCCAGACCGAGCAAGGCGTGCACGCCGGCGGTGGGCACCACGTACCGCCGGCCCACGCGCAGCACTGGGCAGGGAAACTCGCCCCGCCGAGCGAGCTCGTAGCCCAGAGTCCGACCCAGGCCCAGCGCACGGCAGGCAGTCGGCACATCGATCGTCGCCGGCAGCGCCAGCACCTCATCCCGCGACATGCTTGATCCCATGGGGCAACCCCTCCGGAGAGCCGGACGTGCCGTCACCTCGCTGGAGTGCCGCGGAGCACGCCAGCGGAAGCGGACACCACCGCTGACCTGGCGGGATCCGTCACGCTCCAACCCGTCGCCTCGTCGAGACCGCCTTTTCGGTCCCGGATAGCCCCGGCCGGCGGCGCGTCCCGCACATCTGACAGGTCATCGTCGAGGCCATCGCGGACGCCATCCGCCCTGCGCAGAGTCTCTCGGTAGCGGGTCCGATCCGTCGTTCCACTCCAAGAAGGCGGCGGCTCGGGATGTCACCGGCGATCAGCGGCTGACCAGCCATGGGGAACCTTGTCGGGAAGAACTCCGGGAAGGTCG from Frankia alni ACN14a harbors:
- the mobF gene encoding MobF family relaxase encodes the protein MIVTVKVLGLRAAAGTTVAGAVWRIVDYLHGGTPGEAARFAAVGGTQSAKSSGLARYYTGGVARGSAAALVGLRPGAAVPRERLARLLAGQHATSGRPLVPATGSAGRAAHSRRLDGGRGSGEWLSLAEAARIAGVSARYLRRLAARTSRDDAGTVDAGASDTAGRPAADDDGTDAGSDRDRLAAAKDSAGRWRVHRDELARFLEEREPPTVVLGFDVTASAPKSVSLLWAFGDDDLRRDLAEAMNVAVDAAIGYLERQAGVGLVDGHNRPGVGLAGVSFLHDISRAEEPHLHIHTVLANAVPIPLLDEDGEPLRDGAGRPRMVWRTVDSELLHAHVKTAGYVAAAVLRHELSARRGLQWGPVRNGVAELAGLPADLLAVFSSRRAQIDAELAELVASGATDGPALREAVQRGTRAPKRAQADAEIRTAQHARLEAAGWTAADVLAAGARTDYRPTAIGPDDLAELAELLTGPDGLTARSATFTARDVAQAVAAWGVDRLDATDIDRLTAHILADARLAMVDEDTPRRRRDPEPIYTTLDLLDAEDNVLALCEAGRTAYAGREHRLIGPDELEAALAGHLDPRREYGAGHVEPAVLAVEQVDAVRALLTSTDLVRVLVGPAGSGKTEAMRLLVAVLRDAGRTVLGAAHGGRQTEELTGRLGIDGRVVAGWLTLLDHADRPADIWPPGTMLILDEATHVTTRNAARLLRYATDTGTVILALGDPAQLGAIGPGGWFAHLAATLPDVATLTTVHRQAGAGMNGVRAALAGLRAGAPDQVRRAMARLAADGRLHRFHDRPSLLAAIVEDWHDERSTVRSAATGANRARVDANRARVGAASGADHAPGRSRRGADHSRHVDLPRMMAGDHGTVEWLNRAAQLRRMQAGELDPDLFLEVAGRRFHVGDEVITLTQAGHTLIPAGRPASAYIRTGTIGTVLAIDSGPATDDRPEGRTLTVDFPGKGVVSIGWDYLTHVFPDGRDGGLTHAYAITAHKAQGSTMATARPVVTDRTSRPGLYVMLSRARTDLAAYLIDSDELAAPGDTEDLLPVVPTRGDPLDRLAGRLAASRTDRLVQALDPAAAAVAQLRREYTLAELTALRRQLRPATGGGQSSRTPSFRSRPGAHNSGLLGADGDPIIGAVSAGRGAVEVDRGANGARPGANSAGDWPSRALDGDGKEIDPVVLARAERSAEAAVAAASLADPPAILLERIGPRPAGGPVRRAWDDAVASLAIYQVRHAAHLEPGDPGPPPPDDHDGDVRHRWEEQHDLAAALVEAWASALHPTGRPDIRGPAAERATAAIHAFLDAGSTPAALSRALAAIDHGAIRDGLAIVDHRLARLCETADVDPAAYADPPSPGARHDWQRTVHLLDRAEIHHLASRPNAELAFELRTLRAAGGLPASTEPDWAQGRRARLLGAALGLQADAATLHAELGPPTDPSGHAGAATHFEL